Genomic DNA from Triticum urartu cultivar G1812 unplaced genomic scaffold, Tu2.1 TuUngrouped_contig_5365, whole genome shotgun sequence:
TGTGGTTTTGTGTTTGTCGAGTGTCGGTCAGATGAACATGCAGTAGGTGTTGTTTCCGTCAGCTGGCTGTCAATCACATTTACTTTACCGATTACCCATTTACGACACTAGGCAAAAAAGTTTGCAAGTGTCCAACGAAAAGAATTTGGAAAAGACCACTATACCAGGACTATTCTCACCTTGAGCTCAAATGAGCCCGTATGAACAGAAAAATCATTAAAAAATCAAAAATAAATACATCATGACATTTTTTGTGTGCGGTACATTGACGAATGTTCTGAATGCTTGCAAAATTTCAGCATGAAATGAAATCACACTTGTGGGACTGGTAGAAAAAAAAATCAATGCTccaaaaatgcaattttcaaaaacgTCTTGGAGTactgtttttgtttttttctgcaACTTCCACAAATGTCATTAGGAAGTAAAAATTTGGCAAGCTCTTAAAAACATTTGTTAAAGTTTACCACAGAAAAAATTGAGATTTTTTTGAATGTTATTTAATTATTGTTTAAAATTTACTGTTCATGCGAGCTCATTTGAGCTAGCGAGCGATTGGGGCCTTTCCATTATACCAGTGCAACATTCGGTGTACTTTTTGCCAAACATTTATGACCCTTGGCAAATTGCTCGATTCCAATAGTGCTTACATAAGTAAATTTGTTGTCCCTAAATTTATCGCCTAGTGCAGATTTGGTCCCTCGTCTTTAAAATGTGCTGATTTGGTCCGAATAATGGCGAGTGGACATGCCATCACGCGCGGTCGGTCGGTATCCACGCCACACGTTGCCGCGCGATTCGTGCTAATTAAATACACTTCCGTCGTATAATGATCTCTCCTCTGCGTATAGCAAACGGTATAGACGCGTATTCCCAGCTGACACATGCAGTCGTGCCCCGCGACGCAACACACGCATTGAACTCTGCTCGTGGCCAGCATCTTAGCCCCAACGGCCACCCGCGAGGTAGCACACGGTGTGGACTGGGTTCTGGCACGACAGCATGTCAGTTTTTAAACGACGGGACCATCATAAACTTTTTCAGCCTGGCTCCATTCGTTTACTGTAAATGGCTGACAGGACGTGAAGGCACCCATCATCTTTTAAATGCAACATGCAGACTATTCTTTATTCACCCCGTAGCTCTAATTCTTGCGACTTTGTTCGTCTGCATAGCTAGCTGAACCCAACCATGGACGTATGTAGCTTCTTGTGAAAAAACATAGAGATGTAGAATAGTTCACTGACTCCTCCAACACCAATATTGTGAATGGTTGTCGGGAAAGCTTGATGCCATTGCGACCTAGCTTGTCCTGTTGGTTCTTCAAGTGGTAGGTTGACGATGGGTCTACACTGCAGTCTTGCATGTGAGGAGCGAGATACCAACTAACGAGCAGAAATTGCACGTAGTGACAAATTCTTGCATGCACTTGCCATGCAGAAGATAACGAAGTGCAGCTAACAGGGATCAGGATTTCCAGAAAGTGCCATGGTTTCCTTTATTATTATTCTCCAAATGGATTTTTTTAAACGGGAATAAATATCCTACTACCAACAGCCATTTAATTGATCACAAAGGAAAATTAATACCGGCCCGCACCCCCATCAATCCACCCATGACTGTCCTGCAGCCCATCAGGACACCCAGGAAGTATTAATTGCTGCATTTGTGTGGGATATTAAGGTATTATTAATTGTTCTGAGATATTAAGGACAGTATAACTGAACCACTTCCGAGTTATCTCAGACCATGTGCCTTTTCGTCCATTGGATCGCATGAGATTGGCCGTCCGAATGCTAACTGATCGTCTGTCCTTAAGGAAAGCTACTCCCGCAGAAAAATCTGAGAATTCTGGTTAATCGGGCCTGGCACCCGGATTGCAGCCCATGTAGCTTTGAGGAAACCACGATCCAGCCGTAGGACTGCGCGAGAGCTCCACCCCTCCCAATGCGTAACCTAGGTCCGCCGCCGTCGAGAGAGAGCGCACAACCATCTCCTCCTCGATCGTTCCCACTGGCCTTGCCGCCTGTACCACCTCACCTTTGTGTTTCGATGTTCTGTGCTTGTCGAATCAAAGGGGAGAGGAAGATGAGAGATGAGAACCGAAGGATGGAGGGATGGCGAGTCGAGCGGGAAACAAAGGCGCCCGCACTCGGCCGTCGGCCGCCCCTCGACTTCGACGATGTTTGAGGGCCACGTATGATCTCGATATCTCTCCCTCTCCCGCTTCCCCGTTTCTCTTTCCGTCTTCGATTAGGACGAGGTTAAGCACAACGAGCGGCAATTGCGtgggtgcgtgcgtgcgtgtgtgtacgATTGCGCTGCAAGTTTGAAGTGGTCGGACGCTGAGCAGTTGGTGCAGAACTATGGGGGATTTTGGGTGTGAGCTGTCACACTTACTTTCCGTCCAACTTGTAGTGTTTGATTTTATTTGAAGTGTAAAGAAATCTGATATTTTCAGGGGCTCAAGCTTTGCTGTAGAGTTCTCAACCTATTAAAATTAATATATCATTACTCTTGGAGGTGGTCATCAATATCTCACTGCTCAGATAGTTTATGCCAATCTCGTACAGTTGATCATAGATGCCACAATACTATGGACATCAATATCAAGAATATATCGTTATTCTTAATGGAGGCGGATCAGCTACAACGAAGGTCCCTTTTCTCAAACCTTCAGAGTTTTAAAAAGTTCTAAGATGGCCGTACAAATCAATGGTTACTTTAATCTGAGAAGTGGTTGTATGTAAAAACGATATTAATTCTTTGTGTTCCGAGTCATGGTGTGAAACGATCCTGAACAATACTATGGACCTCAATATCAAGAATATTTGTAAGTTGCAAGTGATGTGTTTTTTTACTGTAGGTGTTTGGTGATGAGAGACATGATGAACATTCCGAACACATTAATTGCGAAATAAATTTGGTTCTTATGAGATATCTGAAATTTCTATGGTGAAGTGGCATCGAAGTGACTTATTTCTGCACCTTCACGAGGAATATTCTGACACGGAAAAGAATCTAACTGGACATGTTTGCATGCTCGAAAAGCTTTTgcagaagaaaaaggaaaagcaGGCAAGTGAGCTAATGGCAGCGGCGCTCGCCACAACTCGTCAGCTTGCTCCGCGGCTTGGGTGTTCCCAGGCGCGATGGCCACCATGCTTCTGCGCCACATCCACGCGGCTCTTCCTTCACCTCTGGAAGTTTATCTTTTTGTAATACTAAGATTTTTCATTGATTTATTGTTTGTTACTTTCAGGTGAGCAGAGAGGAGGTATTCCAGTTTCATGGTTCAAAGGGCTGATGTTTTCACTTTATTGTCGCACAAATGGTCTAGCTCTTATAAACTGACAGCAAATTTAGGTCCAAGAATCAAGCTTATTTTGTAGCTACACTCAATCAACTGAGCAGACTAGGATGTATGCACTTAGCACTTGTGTGGATGCAAAGAATTCCATAATGATATTCCATATTCCACTAGAAGAATACTTAAAAAAACGACATTTCCATTCTTGGAATTCTGTGCATAACAGTAGTTGCTTGCATTAGAATGTTGTAAATTTCTGTCGTGTCCCTTTTTTGCATGATCTCTTCTCGTGAATGGGGATTGATGCCACAACGATATTCTTCACTATTTGTGTTCTAGCAAGCATGCCTGCTATTGTGCACTGGTTCGATTGTTTCAGAGTCCGCCATCTATGAGGTGCATCCTCAATCACAAGTACTATTTTAAAACTTCTACCTTTCTGAAATGAGTTATATCATCTCACATTATATTTTTCTTACACTTTGTGGTACATGTGCTATTCTTATCGACGAAGTTGCCTTTTCACCTTCAAATTTGCGTAGATTTTCCTTCACTACAATTCCATTGTCTTGTGGTGAGCAGATCTTGGGTATTTGCTTTGTTCGTAACTTAGTGTTTGTAATCAGTTTTGGCTCATGCTTATGATGTTTTCCAAATTTAATTTGTTGCAGTTACAATCGCCAAGTCCTTGGGGCGGAGAAAGAATTATTAACCATCTGCTGCATCCGGTGTATGCTCGATTGTGGGTCTTCTACAAATTTGAATAACTTGCTGCTGATCTAAATTCAGTATGATGTTAATAACTTCCTTGCATGAGTTTGAGAAACTAAATTTGCCGTTCTATCACATGCGAAATATTAATGTCATATATTAGATTATATCAACACTACTTCTTCTACCTACAAAGAATAAATACGTATATTCGAAGTTAGGCAATTTGGCTTCAAGCTACCTTTTCGATTTGGCTTTTGTGTATAAATTTACTTCACACACGAATGCAAAAAGAGCACCATAGTAGGGATGATAATGAAGTTTTCCTTAGTTGCCTAGGCTCGGTCCCTGTACTTTATGATGTTGATATATGGCATGCCATACTAGGGTATTACTACTAAGTGCTTCTATGTAGTGTTCTATCAAAAATTTGATCTATGATATGTGAGATAAATTCGTAGTGTTGTTTCTCCGGTTCTATACATTACTCGGTATGGCTGAGTAGTGCAACAATTTGTAACTTTTTGGTACAATTTAAATTTTGATAAAAAAATCATAGCCGCCTTTTTGCACTTTATTTATGTACAATATTTATGAAAAACTATTTTTATTCTATTGCAAAAATGGACGGGCGCGGCAACGCGCGCCATCGACGATCTAGTGATTTAGTACTACATATAAAGCTCTCAAAGATGTGAAGGCGTCGGGGAAAATACCCGGAGCATTACCTACATTCAATGCCACCAAAGATCAAAGCTCGTGGTCGCCTGCCCAGCAACGTAGCACGTACGCCTGACACGTGCAGGGATACGAACTCAGCCATGACACACTGGGCAGAGGGAGTGGGAGACAAACATAAGGTGAGGTCACATTGCCAGCATTTGATTGGGGGTCATTCACAAAAAAAACATTGGATTGTGGGTGAAGAAGCACCTCACATTAAACAAGCTAGAGAATTTACGGTGTATTTGGTAGCATGTATGGACCTAGCCTAGTTATTCTCCTCTCATACATGCTGAGTGTAGACATGCTGAGTCCATGCATTTGCTGTTGTTTGGCAGTGGTGTATGCGCTGAGACATGCTAAGTTGTGCCTTTGTTTGGCGACCTGCATGGGTTTAGACATGCTGAACAATTTCGAATTCCAAATAATTATTTTAAACGGTGAAAAAAATTGAGAAAACATGAAAAAAATTAAACATATTTTGAAATTCTGAACTTTTATTGAGAATAtaaacaaaatttgaaattctaaacattttttgaaaatttaaatAAATATTAAAATTCTGTTTTTTAAGTTAAACATATTTTGAAAGTGAGAACTTTTTTGAAAAAAGATAAAAAGTtgaattttgattttttttcaaaaaataaaCCAAATTTGAAATTCTTAACTTCTAAAAAATTTAAATAATTTTCgaaattctgaattttttaaaAATTTAAAAGATTTTTGAAATtctaaacattttttgaaaatgtAAACAATTTTGAATATTTTCGAAAATTTAAACAAATTTGGAATTCTGAACTTTTTCAAAAATttaaacaaaatttgaaattctgattttttttggaaaatttaaacaaaatttgaaattgTGAACCGTTTATAAAATCCAAACATATCTGGATGTGGTCTGATGGGTGGGGACGAGGGTCGATGCTAGCATGGCTGCCTCCATGCACCCTCTCTGGGGTGCATGAAATGAACATAGTTGAGGGCCCTTTTTGCATCAGTTGAGCATAGCTCATGTGAGCTCATGCACCCTACCAAACAAGCAAAAGTGGGTCGGATCGGATTGGCTGAGATGAGGTTGCGAGCTCTAATCCACTTTAGCAAATCCAACAAAAGATGCACCTTTGTTCTGGCAATCAGTATGGCAGCTGCAACTTCAGAGTAAGATCAATACATTTTTACATTTTTATTTACAAGAGCCTGCCTTTACGAAGAAATCATCCATGACACGGCATGAATGTGGACGCGGTCTGCCCCCTCAGCAACAGACTGAATGGAGATGGTGGGCACCATTTTCTGAAGTGCAGACATGCGAGAGATCGTACTAGCAGCAAGGAAAACATGGAGGAGACCGTCTACAACTGATCAAATTGCGCAACCACCATGCAGACTTTGGTTCACTCAGCCCTAGTCGTGCACTCAGCACTTGTAAATTTCTGTTTGGTGAATGCACATTAGACACATATATACTAAGTGCCTACATGAAGTAAGATACTTGTGAATACCATGTAAAAGAGCACTGTATTGTCTTCAACAGTTTTCCCCGCAGGATTAAGAAAAGTAAAGATGATTGTCTTCACGAAAAAATAACTCTTCCTCTTCCGTACGACGAAGAAGAGCATAAAGAAGAAACACTATTATAGCAATAGCGCCCAGGATCAACTGCTGAAATTGTTTGTTTTGACGATAGGTGCACCAACGCGGTAGTTCATATATAATTTCATTGTTCCCATCTCTAGCAACCGGTTCTTCACCATGGATCTCCATCATTGACACTGTCTGATTATCTCCAATTACAACCCTAATAGATAAAGAATAGTTGGTTTACATGTTTGCCGTAATAAATAAGGAAATGAGAATAACTTATGTAGACAAGTATATGCACAAAAATAGCATAAATAGATTAAACCAGCACAGAACATTCTATTATAAATGAACATATGTCCATATGCACGGGATTTGTACATCTAAAAAATATCCCAGTAAATTAATTCACTGTGCCACAAAATGCAAATTTAGATAAATTACCAACAAAAAAATGGAAACATATTATCTATGTACTATGCAAAAAGCAAGATAAGAACATCCCTTTCTTATACTATCATGTAATGTCTCTTGTTTTCCTTTGTAGTACACATGTAATGTCTCTTGTTTTCGAAATATTGCAGGTGTTTGACACTTCACTCCACCCAAGTATCAATAGTGTTTAGTTAACCGCAGTGGAGGATCTAGGATTTGATGATGTGGGGGCAACCATGAACAACATTCCGATGGCTAGGAAAAAATATACTACACTGCACCAAATTGGTAAGATGGACAAACATTGCACTAGTAAAATAGATTCTGTACCCCTAGATCCTTTAAACTCATCTTTCACACACCAACAAAAAGACTCTCCTCCCTGTGAAATCTTGCTCTAGCCTATCGCTGCCGCCATCGTCATCTCCATAGCTACCACCGTAGTTTTGAATCACCACAGTCTCAATTCTTCAATTGCCACGAGGAAGATTTTAAGATGGATTAAGCATTCATCTTGAGAAATGTATTCTTCCTGTTGCAATCCTTGTGCTTTAATATACTGTTTGTTTTGTGGCGTTTGCAAGAATACATGAGGAATCCACTTAGGCTGGATGGATGTCTAGCCTCAAAGCTCTTAATGTTCATGATTGGTTCCATGCTACGAATCTTTTCTATTTATGATTGCATTTTGTTTGTCTTGCCTGGTACCGAATGCTCCAATGACTGAAGGCGGATGATAGAGATGTGTGTGACAAAGCTCTGAGCCGATGCCGGAAGGGTGAGTGAGAGTGTCCGATGGCAAGTTTCTAGGAAATCATGACATACTCACAAAGCGCTCATGTATTATTCAGGTATATACATTAATAACCATAGATATTGTCTACGTGTGGCAGCCATGTCACCGGTTTTTAATGTATCATCACCACCACCCCATTGTCAACAACTTCCAATGCTCCATGGTTTCATTTTTGTTTAAGCCAAGGCAAGTTTCACAACATCCCACTACTGGTCAGCTCTTTAATTCATCGCCGCCATGGCTTCCCAGGGAAGCAACCTCATCTGTTATGTCTCTCTGACCAGGTGGACCCACTGGTTAGGAGCATTTGTTCATGTCAAAGGTAACATGGGAGTGAATAGAAGAAGATGGCACCCTTCAAAATGGTGATGTGTATGAAACCACCGAACACGTATCCATGTCAGCAAAACAAGGGTCTAAAACCAGGGTATAGTGAGTCAAGACAATATTGAAACTTGGAAGAGAGTAAAGTGGACAAAAAGTATATCAGTATGTTACCTATAAACAACTGCAAATACCTGATTGTAGTAAAAATGAGACTTTCCCATATTTCATTTTTAATGAAATTCTCCATGTGCACCCGCGTTTACGTTTTGTGGTGCCACATATAAAAAATAGAAAGTATGTGGCGCCACAAAAATAGAGAGTATACCACATAAGTATACTCTATCTGAACATATGAAAGGGTGAATACGAACCTATATTCCGAAATTCTGCTTTGGAGAAAGTACTTCAGAACAAATGACATGCAACAATGCAATGCTCTTAGAAGTAAAAAATATACAATGATAGAAAAAATTGGTTACCTTCTCGACCCCATAGAACATGCTAGACCAGAAACAAATCCGCTCTTGTTAACATGAAGGACTCTCATACGCCTGGGGAATATGAAGCAACTGACTAATTCTCACAAATTTAGttatataatatgtgaaattgtatcAATAAGCAACTTTGATCAAATTAGGTCTCTGTTCTAACATTTATAACTAACAAATAAATACTTAGTGGGTGTTAACTCTGCAAGATACACATAAATAACACACACAATCCTTGATATCATTATAAATCAGCACATGTACAAATGTTAGGAATGGCAGGTTATAAAGGGGTGCGGACGTATCTCACAAGGACATACTTTGGTGATTACCTGAAATCAGTGGAGCTCCACAAATGAACAGTGCCGTCTTTTGTACCTGCAATTAGAACTGGAAGAGTGGGATGGGAAACGACAGAAACAACCGGAGACATGAATGCTTTCAGTGTATAAACACACATTCTTTCCTTCAAGTCCCATATCTGTTTTGATAAATAAATAAAAGCACGCATTGTTAACAATGTCATGTGCATAGTATGTGTATTTCTTTAAGGAAGTAGCAAACCTTGGCATTTATATCGTTGGAGCCAGTAACCAAATGTTGCTGCCCGGCACGCATGAAAAAATCCAGGCAGTTCACTCCGCCAGAATGACCAGATAGAGTATACTTATGTTCAGGTGAACCCATATTCCAAACCTGAAAATCAAGCATATGCGCTTGCAGTTAAGGTCTAGTAGGAAGTTAAATGTATCCTTATAATGTCAAATATTGTTTGGGGATGAGAAAATTCCCCCAGACCTTTATCGTGTTATCTTCCGAAGCACTAGCAAAACTGTTGGTGTCCATTGGGTTGAATGTGACTTGCCTTACAAACCCGCTGTGACCAGTGAATGTTCTTACCAACTTCCACCCTCGCTCCCCGTCCCAAAGGCTTATGAACCTATGAAATACTAAAAGTACATACGATTGGGTTGGGTGAACAGCTAGTGATTGGAGACCATTATCAACAGAGATCTGCTTGATGTGTCTTATTTTTTTGAGTTGTCCAATTTGATACTTGTAAACATGGATGGAACCGGTAGTGAACCCAACAACAAATAATTGCTTGCGTGCAATGAATTTAATAGAGCAAACTGCAGAAAATGTCCAATGGTGTTATTAGTATTATCAGTGTATGATGGAAAAAAATGTATGTAGTCAGAGAGCATACCTTGTCCGATTCCGACATTACGAGAAACCATCACTTCCTGCCAGTAAATACAAACAAGTAATTACAAAACTATGGTACATCTTCCAGCACAAATTGAGCATTTTGTGATGACCATTTACTTTTTCCCATGAATAGTCTGTCAGCAAAAGCTTTAATATTTAGTTACGGGACTTACAACTTACATCGAACATCACCGAATATATGATTTTATTGATTGCAAACATTGGCAATCATTAACAAAATTAGTATTTCATCAGTTACTCCAGTATTAACTTCTTagataatactccctccgtcccataatataagaccTTATTACATCCCATATATGAGTATATGTAATGTAATAAggtcttatattatgggacggagggagtaccacaTTAACTTGCCTGTGTGTTACAGCTCCATATGATAACTTGTCCGCTCCAGTGACTTGTTATAATCCTGTGAGGCGAGAATATATTTAGCACACGCAGATCATGGCATCCAATCCATTCACTTGAACAAAGATGTTTAAATATTCTACTACCCATATAATGCTACACACTCACCATGGCTCCGACGGATGTGCATCTAGACAGAAAATATTACTAGTATGGTAATTATCATCCATACGCATGATCTGATACAACAAAACTTGGTTGAGCATTAGAGAAACCGCCTCAATGGAGAAAGATGTAATGAAGAGAATAGAAGTTCATACCTTTACTGGAGGCAGGATTGCCTGCAACATCgtaaatgcatgaaaaaacaGAAACATCAATCAGCATATCATGTCAACTCACCATTGAAGCAGCATTATATTTCAATGCCACAACATAATTAGCCTCTTCAATGTAGTTTCACTTTTTCTTTTTACTTCACAGATTAGGTTTGTCTTAATTCAAACTTTCTAAAATTTGACCAGGTTTATAGAAAAAATATCATCATTTATAATATCAAATcgatatcattagattcatcatggAATGCATTTATTtggtattgtagatgttgatattttttaatatatatttgGTCAAACCTTACAAAGTTTTGACTTAAGACAAACCTAATATGCGAAGTAAAAAGAAATGGAGAGAGTAATTCACGTGGGATGCCTATCTTTTTCTACAGGAAAACAATAGGAGAGGGTCCTCAAAGAGTTTCAGGTTTCTCTCCTTCCTAATCTAATTCATCTCAGAGTCTCCTTCTGATAACTCTAGATTTAATTACTAAGTTTTTCCCATTTGACAAATGGCAATAATTGCTTCAGAAACGAATTGACAAATTTGAAATAGTCATGAGCCATATTTATGACCTGGCAGGTACTTAAGCTGTGGTCGTGGACTTCCATTCATAAGAAAATCTTCTCCACAATAATGTATATTTATTTGCAAACTTGAGAGACTAATTATGTCAGTCAAGGGCCCATTATTGTTGACATGACCACTGCATTTTATGTTGTTTTGTGAAAAATCAGGTTCGCAGCCCTATATAGTACTAGCATGTTTAGTCAATACTACTACTGCAAGTATCCCAGGTGAGCAAAAATGTTTTGTTACAAGAACTAACTCACCTCATATGTTGTCTCTTCTTGCCGAGCATAAACAGCTTTCACTGTATGCACCACAGTATTTCCTGACTTTTCGGCTTCCTCAAAGAGTCCCTCGCAAGCAAGCCGTACGGCAGTACAGCTACACTTGCCATTTATAATGCTACGAAGGATTAGTTCATCTTCTCTTTCTTCTGGTAGGTTTTCCTTTTTATCTATTATCACCACGAGAGTGTAAGTGGATCTCGGAGGCACAATGCCATACAGTGGCAGCCTTACGAAGCACATCCCTTTGTTATTGCTCTTCTTCATAAGCATAAATGGCACATGTGCATCTGTATTATTTCTTAGGTGCAGAGAGGACGGGATCAACTCATTGGGTTCAAAAGGGAAGTGGAGCATATGTGGGGAGTCATTAAAAAGCTCAACAGAGCCTGGTAGGATTACCTGCAGAAGAATTAACACTGTTAACATTCTTGTAAATTTCAAGAAAGAAAGGACTTTGTATTGAGATGCAATATCAGAAAGTTGGGGCGAGATAACTAATGTCGCTAGAATGAAAGTACAGCAAATATCGAGGAAAAATATATTTACAACCTACAGACTTCTCCCACTCTGTTCCTTCAACTGTTCCTCTTGCACCATTTCTCTTCTAGATGATGTAAATATCCTTTCCTATGCATCATGAGATGCACACAGCCATCTTCCGTCCACCATTATTAGTTTtttactccctctgtaaactaatataagatcttttagatcactactttagggATCTAAAAGATATTATATtaatttacagagggagtactctATTTCTGTTTTGATTATATGGAATATCGTCTAGTTTTTTAACAACCCAGTCAAAACAACAGTCATTCAGAAAAGCCAACTCACAGTATCTTTTAGTTGTCCAGTACTTAAGTGCAAGTTATTATTCCTAATTAGTGAGTTCACCTCAGGTGCTGTGTCACTTGCTGGTTGTGGCTCACTAGATTCCTTTGCCGCATCTTGATAATTCTGATTGGCTGTGCTCGACAGCGACAAAGGCATTGGTGAATAACCCTCAGATTTTGCTTCGTCCAACACTTCACTATCTGTCTCGTAGTTGAACAAGTCTTTAGTGAATCT
This window encodes:
- the LOC125529131 gene encoding uncharacterized protein LOC125529131 isoform X1 gives rise to the protein MASAHDELEKKPQDSNAAPIRFSLEYLKDITSDFSTKSVLGEGGYGVVYKGILQCGKIIAVKKLRELHQNDETFQNEITYLMGTKHENVVQFVGYCAESTWELREYPSGSGKHILAEMPNRLLCFEYVSNRSLDKHISDESLGLEWNTRYGIIKGICSGLHFLHEERYIVHLDLKPQNILLDDTMIPKIADFGLSRLFGEKKSRTDTVNRAGTLASVLCGSGYMAPEYINQGLISKKADIFSLGVIIMEIITGRRDYPDVKQESPQSTSISFQHFRKEVLESWRNKFVSSSVYIPMEQYNQQIKQCINIAQKCLNPGMERRPTTKDIIQVLDAADQVEACEELLSAMQCTDQLLVLNTTMSKDLILERFTKDLFNYETDSEVLDEAKSEGYSPMPLSLSSTANQNYQDAAKESSEPQPASDTAPEVILPGSVELFNDSPHMLHFPFEPNELIPSSLHLRNNTDAHVPFMLMKKSNNKGMCFVRLPLYGIVPPRSTYTLVVIIDKKENLPEEREDELILRSIINGKCSCTAVRLACEGLFEEAEKSGNTVVHTVKAVYARQEETTYEAILPPVKIMRMDDNYHTSNIFCLDAHPSEPWIITSHWSGQVIIWSCNTQEVMVSRNVGIGQVCSIKFIARKQLFVVGFTTGSIHVYKYQIGQLKKIRHIKQISVDNGLQSLAVHPTQSYVLLVFHRFISLWDGERGWKLVRTFTGHSGFVRQVTFNPMDTNSFASASEDNTIKVWNMGSPEHKYTLSGHSGGVNCLDFFMRAGQQHLVTGSNDINAKIWDLKERMCVYTLKAFMSPVVSVVSHPTLPVLIAGTKDGTVHLWSSTDFSCFIFPRRMRVLHVNKSGFVSGLACSMGSRRVVIGDNQTVSMMEIHGEEPVARDGNNEIIYELPRWCTYRQNKQFQQLILGAIAIIVFLLYALLRRTEEEELFFREDNHLYFS
- the LOC125529131 gene encoding uncharacterized protein LOC125529131 isoform X3 — encoded protein: MASAHDELEKKPQDSNAAPIRFSLEYLKDITSDFSTKSVLGEGGYGVVYKGILQCGKIIAVKKLRELHQNDETFQNEITYLMGTKHENVVQFVGYCAESTWELREYPSGSGKHILAEMPNRLLCFEYVSNRSLDKHISDESLGLEWNTRYGIIKGICSGLHFLHEERYIVHLDLKPQNILLDDTMIPKIADFGLSRLFGEKKSRTDTVNRAGTLGYMAPEYINQGLISKKADIFSLGVIIMEIITGRRDYPDVKQESPQSTSISFQHFRKEVLESWRNKFVSSSVYIPMEQYNQQIKQCINIAQKCLNPGMERRPTTKDIIQVLDAADQVEACEELLSAMQCTDQLLVLNTTMSKDLILERFTKDLFNYETDSEVLDEAKSEGYSPMPLSLSSTANQNYQDAAKESSEPQPASDTAPEVILPGSVELFNDSPHMLHFPFEPNELIPSSLHLRNNTDAHVPFMLMKKSNNKGMCFVRLPLYGIVPPRSTYTLVVIIDKKENLPEEREDELILRSIINGKCSCTAVRLACEGLFEEAEKSGNTVVHTVKAVYARQEETTYEAILPPVKIMRMDDNYHTSNIFCLDAHPSEPWIITSHWSGQVIIWSCNTQEVMVSRNVGIGQVCSIKFIARKQLFVVGFTTGSIHVYKYQIGQLKKIRHIKQISVDNGLQSLAVHPTQSYVLLVFHRFISLWDGERGWKLVRTFTGHSGFVRQVTFNPMDTNSFASASEDNTIKVWNMGSPEHKYTLSGHSGGVNCLDFFMRAGQQHLVTGSNDINAKIWDLKERMCVYTLKAFMSPVVSVVSHPTLPVLIAGTKDGTVHLWSSTDFSCFIFPRRMRVLHVNKSGFVSGLACSMGSRRVVIGDNQTVSMMEIHGEEPVARDGNNEIIYELPRWCTYRQNKQFQQLILGAIAIIVFLLYALLRRTEEEELFFREDNHLYFS
- the LOC125529131 gene encoding uncharacterized protein LOC125529131 isoform X2, producing MASAHDELEKKPQDSNAAPIRFSLEYLKDITSDFSTKSVLGEGGYGVVYKGILQCGKIIAVKKLRELHQNDETFQNEITYLMGTKHENVVQFVGYCAESTWELREYPSGSGKHILAEMPNRLLCFEYVSNRSLDKHISDESLGLEWNTRYGIIKGICSGLHFLHEERYIVHLDLKPQNILLDDTMIPKIADFGLSRLFGEKKSRTDTVNRAGTLASVLCGSGYMAPEYINQGLISKKADIFSLGVIIMEIITGRRDYPDVKQESPQSTSISFQHFRKEVLESWRNKFVSSSVYIPMEQYNQQIKQCINIAQKCLNPGMERRPTTKDIIQVLDAADQVEACEELLSAMQCTDQLLVLNTTMSKDLILERFTKDLFNYETDSEVLDEAKSEGYSPMPLSLSSTANQNYQDAAKESSEPQPASDTAPEVILPGSVELFNDSPHMLHFPFEPNELIPSSLHLRNNTDAHVPFMLMKKSNNKGMCFVRLPLYGIVPPRSTYTLVVIIDKKENLPEEREDELILRSIINGKCSCTAVRLACEGLFEEAEKSGNTVVHTVKAVYARQEETTYEAILPPVKIMRMDDNYHTSNIFCLDAHPSEPWIITSHWSGQVIIWSCNTQEVMVSRNVGIGQVCSIKFIARKQLFVVGFTTGSIHVYKYQIGQLKKIRHIKQISVDNGLQSLAVHPTQSYVLLVFHRFISLWDGERGWKLVRTFTGHSGFVRQVTFNPMDTNSFASASEDNTIKVWNMGSPEHKYTLSGHSGGVNCLDFFMRAGQQHLVTGSNDINAKIWDLKERMCVYTLKAFMSPVVSVVSHPTLPVLIAGTKDGTVHLWSSTDFRRMRVLHVNKSGFVSGLACSMGSRRVVIGDNQTVSMMEIHGEEPVARDGNNEIIYELPRWCTYRQNKQFQQLILGAIAIIVFLLYALLRRTEEEELFFREDNHLYFS